In Rattus norvegicus strain BN/NHsdMcwi chromosome 3, GRCr8, whole genome shotgun sequence, a genomic segment contains:
- the Or5c1 gene encoding olfactory receptor Olr434: MSSENFTWSRVTPAEFILLGITNRWDLRVTLFLIFLPIYLMSLLGNVGMVLLIRIDARLHTPMYFFLANLSLLDAFYSSAIGPKMLVDLLLSRATIPYAACALQMFVFAGLADAECCLLAVMAYDRYVAIGNPLLYTTVMSPRLCLALLGASGLGGAVSAFVHTTFTFRLSFCGSLEVNSFFCDIPPLLAISCNDTSLNELLLFAVCGFIQTATVLAIAVSYGFIAGAVIRMQSVEGRRRAASTCGSHLTAVAILYGTLIFMYLRPSSSYALDTDKMASVFYTLVIPALNPLIYSLRNKEVKEAFRRTCHRFCCSGRSTSDWPQEAP; the protein is encoded by the coding sequence ATGAGCTCAGAGAACTTCACCTGGTCCAGAGTTACGCCTGCTGAGTTCATTCTCTTGGGGATCACAAATCGTTGGGACCTGCGCGTGACCCTCTTCCTGATATTCCTGCCCATCTACCTCATGAGCCTGCTGGGAAATGTGGGAATGGTGCTACTCATCCGTATAGATGCCAGgctccacacacccatgtacttcttcctggcCAACCTCTCCCTGCTGGATGCCTTCTATTCCTCTGCCATAGGCCCCAAGATGCTAGTGGATCTTCTACTGTCCCGTGCCACCATCCCTTATGCAGCCTGTGCCCTCCAGATGTTTGTCTTTGCAGGGTTGGCTGATGCTGAGTGTTGCCTGTTAGCAGTCatggcctatgatcgctatgtggccatTGGGAACCCTCTCCTCTATACCACAGTCATGTCACCCCGTCTATGCCTGGCCCTCCTTGGGGCATCAGGCCTGGGAGGAGCAGTGAGTGCCTTTGTACATACAACTTTCACCTTCCGCCTGAGCTTCTGTGGCTCACTAGAAGTCAACAGCTTCTTCTGCGATATTCCTCCACTGCTTGCCATCTCCTGCAATGACACCAGTCTAAATGAACTCCTCCTTTTTGCTGTCTGTGGTTTTATCCAGACAGCCACAGTGTTGGCTATTGCTGTGTCTTATGGATTCATCGCTGGTGCTGTGATCCGCATGCAGTCAGTTGAGGGCCGTCGGAGGGCAGCTTCCACTTGTGGCTCTCACCTCACAGCTGTAGCCATACTATATGGGACTCTTATTTTCATGTATCTGCGTCCTAGCTCCAGCTATGCCCTGGACACGGACAAGATGGCATCAGTGTTCTATACTCTCGTCATTCCAGCTCTCAACCCACTCATCTACAGCCTTAGAAACAAGGAAGTCAAGGAAGCCTTCCGGCGCACTTGCCATCGATTCTGCTGCTCGGGGCGGAGCACCAGTGACTGGCCACAGGAAGCTCCTTAA